GCAGGCGCGCGAGCCGATCACCGCCAAGCTCGTCGCCAACCTCTTGGAGACCGTCAACATCGACCGGGTCATCACCGTGGACCTTCACGCCGGGCAGATCCAGGGCTTTTTCGACGTGCCGGTCGATCACCTGACCGCCATGGGCATCTTCGCCAAACACCTCAAGGAGGAAGACCTCGCGGGTTCAGTGGTCATCGCGCCCGATGTCGGCCGCGCCACCGAGGCCAAGCGGCTCGCCAACCACCTCGGCCTGCCCCTGGCCATGCTCTACAAGCGGCGCACCAGCCCGACCGAGACCGAGGTGACCCACGTGATCGGCGAGGTCCAGGGACTGCGGCCCATCATCATCGACGACATGATCTCGACCGCCAGCACCATGACCAAGGGCATCGAGGCCCTCTTGAAGCTCGGCGCGAGAGAAGGCGTGAAGGTGGTCGCCACCCACCCCGTGTTCGTCCAGCCGGCCCTGGAGCGCCTCTCGCATACCGCCATAGAGCGCGTCGTCGTGACCGATACCGTGCCGTTTCGGAGGCGGCACGACCGCGTCGAGGTCCTCTCGGTGGCGGAGCTCCTGGCCTCGGCCATCCGCAACGTCCACGACAACGGCTCGGTCAGCGCCCTGTTTACCTAGAGGCGGTTGGAAAGTTGGAAAGTTAGAAAGTTAGAAAGTTAAAACCTTCCAACCTTCAAACCGCTTCCAACCTTCCAACCTTCAAACCGCTTTTAACCTTCCAACCTTCAAACGACTTTTCAAGGAGACCATATGAAATTAGAGGCACAAAAACGCACCGACGCCAGCCGCGCGGAGCTTCGCGCGCAGGGCCGGATTCCCGCGGTGGTCTATAACCGCGAGTTCAACATCCCCATCGCGGTGGACAAGAAGGTCTTCGACAGGGTCTTTCGCGAACAGGGCACGGCCAGCCTCATCGAGCTGTCGATCGGCGGCGAGAGCCACGACGTGCTCGTCAAGAGCGTGCAGATGGACAAGCGCCGCCGCGAGCCGCTGCATGCCGACTTCTACGCGGTGACGGCAGGTCAGCCCGTCCAGGTCCACGTGCCCATCGAGTACACCGGCACCCCGGCGGGCGTCAAGGCGGGCGGCCTGTTGGACATCCAGCGCCGTGAGGTGCATATCAGCATTCTGCCCAGGCTCATCCCCAACCACCTCGAGGTCGATGTGAGCGAGCTCACCGTCGGCGACTCCCTGCACCTGGAGGCCATCAGGAACAAGTTGCCCGCCGAGGCCGATATCCTGGACGACCTCGAGCTCACGCTCGTCGCCGTGGTGCCGCCGCGCATCGAGGAGGAGCCCGAGCCCATCCTGGAAGAGGAAGAGCCCGAAGTCATCGGCCGCGCTAAGGAAGACGAGGAGGGCGAAAGCGCGGAGGGCGAAAACGACTGAGGTTTCGCCCCAACTCCGCCTCGTCGCCGGCCTGGGCAATCCCGGGCCGCGCTATGCCAGAACTCGGCACAACGCCGGGTTCTTGGTGCTCGAGGCGCTGGCCGCGCGTCACGGCCTGAGCTTTCGCGGCGGCAGGCAAGCCGAGGAGGCGAGGGCTTTCGCGCTGGGTGTCACCCTCCTAAAGCCGCGGACCTTTATGAACCTCTCAGGCGCCGCCGTGCAGGCCTATAGCGGCAAGCTCGGCGCCAAACCCGAAACCATTCTGGTGGTTCACGACGACCTCGACCTGCCCCTGGGCCGCCTGCGCTTTCGCAGCGGCGGCGGCGCCGGGGGCCAGGGCGGCGTCAAGGACATCATCGCTCGCATAGGCCCGAACTTTCACCGCCTCAAGGTGGGCATCGGCCGGCCGCCGCCCGCCTGGACGGTCGAGGGCTGGGTCTTGAGCAGGTTCAAGCCCGAAGAGGAGGCCCTGCTCGGCGAGGTGATCGAAGCGGCGGTGGGCGCCATAGGGCTCGCCCTCGGCGAGGGCCTGAGCCTAGCCATGAACCGCACCAACGGCCTCGACCTGCGCCCGGCGCCCGCTGCCGAGCCCGCTGCCGAGCCTGCTACTGTGCCGGAACCGGAGCGCTGAGCAGCTTGAGCCGCTTGATATGGCTCACCAGCTCGTCCAGGCAGCGCTGCAACTCGCTCGGGTCGCCGCCCTCCTTGGCGCTCTGGATGCAGCCGCCCAACTTCTCGAGCTCGTACTTGAGCAAGATGGGTGGACCGTAGCGGTAATCCTGGTCGCCCAGTAGGGCCGTCATCTCGCTCCAGGCCTGATCGACGCGCGTCAGCAGTTCCCCCACATCCATCGCCCACCTCTCTCCTTTCTCCTTAGCGGCGTGAGCCTGCCTAGGTTAAGGGCACTAGCCCTTAGGCCCTAGTGGGCCTGACCTATAGGTTAAGGGCACTAGCCCTTGGGCCCTAGTGGGCCTGACCTAGCCGAACCCTTCTTTTGCCCCGGCAGCGACACCACCCTGACGTCCTGGCCGGCAAGCTGGGCCTCGAGCTCGCGCACCCGGTCGCGGATGGCGGCGGCGCGCTCGAAGTCGAGGTCTTCCGATGCCTTCCACATCTCGAGCTGCAGGGCGTTGATATCCTCTTGGATACTGCTCCTCGCCAGTTCCCGCTCCCAGGGCGCCAGCCCCTTGACTTCCGCCTCGCCCCCCTCGGCGCTGCGGATGACCTCGCGGACCCGCTTGCTGACCGTCTCCGGGGTGATGCCGTGCAGAGCGTTGTAGGCGAGCTGCTTGTCGCGGCGGCGGTTGGTCTCGAGGGTGGCGGCGTTCATGGCGTCGCTCATCACGTCGGCGTAGAGAAAGACCTCGCCGCGCACGTTCCTGGCCGCCCGGCCGATGGTCTGGATGAGCGAGCGCTCGCTGCGCAAGAAGCCGGACTTGTCGGCGTCCAGGATCGCCACGAGCGAGACCTCGGGCAGATCGAGCCCTTCGCGCAGCAGGTTGATGCCCACCAGCACGTCGAAGTGCCCCAGCCGGAGGTCGCGGATGATGACCTGGCGCTCCAAAGTGTCGATGTCCGAGTGCATGTAGCGCACCCGCAGGCCCTGCTGGGCGAAGTACTCGGTCAGGTCTTCGCTCATCTTCTTGGTCAGCGTGGTGACCAGCACCCGCTCGCCTCTCCCCGCCCGCTCGCGGATGGCGAAGATGAGGTCGTCGATCTGGCCGCGCGAGGGCTTGACGGTGATGGCCGGGTCCACCAGCCCCGTCGGACGGATGACCTGCTCGGCAATAGCGTCCGAGCGCTGGCGCTCGAAGTCGGCGGGCGTGGCCGAGACGAAGACGACCTGGCCCACCCGAGCAAAAAACTCGTCCTCCTTGAGGGGACGGTTCTCCAAGGCGGCGGGCAGCCTGAAGCCGTAATCCACCAGGGTCTCTTTGCGCGCCCGGTCGCCGTTGTACATGCCGCGAAGCTGTGAGACCATCACGTGCGACTCGTCCAAAAAGACCACGAAGTCCTCGGGGAAGTAGTCGAGCAGCGTGTGCGGCGGCTCGCCCGGCTTGCGCTTGTCTAGGTACATCGAGTAGTTCTCGATGCCCGCGCAGTGGCCCAGGGTGCGGAGCATCTCGAGGTCGTACATGGTGCGCTCCTTGATGCGCTGGGCCTCTAGGAGCTTGCCCGTGCCCTCGAAGAACTTGATCCGCTCCGCCAGGTCGTGTTCGATCTGCAAGAGGGCGGGCTGCAACTGGTCGAAGGGCGTCACGTAGTGCTTGGCCGGGAAGATGGTGGCGGCCTCCAGCTCGCTCAGGCTGTCGCCGGTGACGGGATCGACCATAGCGAGCCGGTCGATCTCGTCGCCCCACAGCTCGATTCTGAGGGGCGCCTCATCGTAGGCCGCCCAGACCTCGATGGTGTCGCCCTTGGCCCTGAAGCGGCCCGCCGCCAGTTCGATGTCGTTGCGCTCGTACTGCTGCGTCACCAGGCGCTCTAGAATCGCGTCGCGCGACAGCGTCGCCCCGACCTTGAGAATCAAATTGAGGCGCTGGTACTCCTTGGGCGAGCCGAGGCCGTAGATGGCCGAGACCGAGGCCACCACGATGACGTCCTTGCGGGTCAAGAGGCTGCGCGTGGTCGAGTGGCGCAATCTCTCGAGCTCGGAGTTGATGTTGGCGTCCTTCTCGATGAACAGGTCGCGGGCCGGCACATAGGCCTCGGGCTGGTAGTAGTCGTAGTAGGACACGAAAAACTCAACCGCCGCCTCGGGAAAAAAGTCCTTGAACTCAGCGGCGAGCTGCGCGGTCAAGATCTTGTTGGGGGCCATGACCAAGGCGGGCCGCTGGGCCGCCTCGATGACCTTGGCCATGGTGTAAGTGTTGTGAACAAAAACACCCCCACGACCCGTCAAGAAGGTCTCGTAGCCCTCGACGCTGAAATCATAGACGAAACGGCTTCGAGTCTTGACGGGCTGGACGGCAACAAGTGGAGACCAGTGAACGCCGGCCAGGCCCGTAAAGCTCTTGTCGTCTCCCTCCAGGGCCTCGCACAGGCGGCGGAACACCCCTCGCGAAGGACTGCGTTTGCCCCCTTCGATGGCCGAAACGGCCGTTCGGCTCAAGCCCGACCGAACGGCCAAAGCGGTCTGAGACAAGCCCATCCTCTCACGTTCAAGCTTGAGGCGTCGGCCTACGCCGTAAACGAGGTCGACATTAGTGTTGGCGGGGGTGTTGGCGGGCTTGTGGCAAGCTGCTTGCAGCTTCCCTTGCTTGCGCGGGCTGACAAAGCCGACATGCTCGGCAAAGCGCGCCAGGTTCTCGGCACCTGAAAGGGTGACCTGGTAGTACTGACCCACCCCACCGCTCGGCTTGCGTTTGACGACCGTGCGCATGCGCGCCCAGATGCCAAAGCGCAGCAGCGCCTCGCTGACATCGGCAGCGAGCGCGCGGCTCGCGGTCATGGCCGTGACGGCGCCGCGGTCCACGCCGCCGTCACCCTCGAAATACCCGCGCAAGAGCCTGGCGAGCACCGTATTGCTGAGAGCCGGCCAGCAGGCGGGCAAATGCTTGCTCTCGGCCCTGCCGCCTATCAGGTTTAGCAGCAGGTCGCGCCAGATACGCGTCCCGAGAATGAAGTCGCCGTCTTGCCTTCTGAAAAAGGGGATCTCGAGCGCGCGCAAGCACCTCGCCAGTTCAAGCTGGACCTCCTCTTCACGAACGGAGATAAGGGCATAGCGCGCCGCGGCGTGCCCTTCAGCCACATAGAGACCCCAGAGGAGCGCCAGGTCCTCCGAGATTTCGAGCAGCGCCGGCCTCGCGTAATACCTGCTCTGGACCCGCATCGCCGCCAGGGGCAAGACCTCTCCGTCGAGTAGCGCCGTCGCGGCCGCCAGACTGACACCGTGACCCTTGCAGCCGCGCCGCATGGCCCACAGCTTTTCGTGAGCCTTGTCATAGAACCCGGAAGCCCACGCCTTGAGCTGAGCGGGCTCGAGTTGGGACAGAACGGGACGCACATCGGCGTAGATGCCGGAACTCCGCTCGAGCAAAGCGAGCAGATCGAGATGGCGCACGGGCTCCTCCGGTTCGGGAACCGACTCCGGCACCGGCAGGGCGTCGCCGGCTTTCACCTCCGAGGTCGGAAGCAGCCTGAGCGACCCCTCCCGCAAGACCCAGACGCTGTGGTCTCCCGTCACCGTCACCTCACGCCCGCAAGCGGTTCGCAAGGCGTAGAGTTCCTCAGGGCTGGCGTGGCGGCTCATGGCCGTAACCGTCTGCCAGCCCGTAGCCCCGCTCTCCGCATCCCAGGCCAGGACGCGCCAGGCTTCGGGTGGGGGGAGCTCGAGCGATGCTTCTGTCTGTGTGTCTCCCAAGGCGTGGTCGATAAGTGCGCCAATCGTGCCGCGATAGTAGCGGTCGGCGCCCAGATGCACCGTGACGGGTTCGTCCCAGGCAACGCTCTTTCCCGTTCCCGTCGCGCCCAGGAGCGTCTGGAAGCGCAGGCCGTCCGAAAGACCTTCGGTGAGTTGTTGAATGGCCTGGGGCTGGTCGCCCTTGGGCGAAAAGGGAGAATGGATCGTGAGCGGCATACTTGTAGTCTACTCCCACTACCGGTCGAACCATGTCGGGATTTTGAGGGCCGGGTGGGCGGCTCGAATGCCTGAAATACGCACCGCTGCACCTCACCGTCGAAATCAAGGGGCGTTGCGCCTCGATTCTCGAGCTGTGGCCCTCGAGGTATGAAAGAATGCGTTATGGAAACCCCGATAACGTATAAGCTTGCAGTCCTGCCCGGCGACGGCGTCGGCCCGGAGGTCGTGGACGCCGCCCTGACGGTCTTGGAGGCGGCCGCCGGGCGCTTCGGTTTCGGCCTGGAATACCAGACCCACCCTTTTGGCGGCGCGGCCATCGACGAAGTCGGCGTACCCTTTCCCGAAGGGCTCAAGGAAGGGCTGGCAGGGGCCGACGCCGTCTTTTTAGGCGCCATCGGCGGGCCCAAATGGGACGCTCTGCCCCGTGAGGAGCGCTGCGAGACGGGCCTCCTGGCCTTGCGCAAACACCTGGGCGTCTTCAGCAACCTGCGCCCGGTCAGGGTCTTTAACGGCCTCGAGCCCCTCTCCCCGCTCAAGGCCGAGGTCGCTCGGGGCACCGACATGCTGATCATCCGCGAGCTGACCGGCGGCATCTACTTCGGCAAGCCGTCGTACAACCGCCAGGGCGAGGGCCTGTCGACGATGGTCTATCAGCGGCACGAGGTCGAGCGCATCGCCCGCGTCGCCTTCGAGGCCGCCAGGGGCCGCTCCGGCACGGTGACAAACGTGGACAAGGCCAACGTCTTGGACGTGTCGCAGTTCTGGCGCGACGTGGTGGTGGGCGTCCGCGAGAGCGAATACCCGCAGTTGGGGCTCGAGCACCTCTACATCGACAACGCCGCCATGCAGGTCGTCCGTGACCCAAGGCAGTTCGACGTGGTGGTGACCGGCAACCTCTTCGGCGACATCCTCTCGGACTTGGCGGCGGTGATTCCCGGCTCGCTGGGGCTCCTGCCCTCGGCCAGCCTGGGCGAAGGCGTGGGCCTGTTCGAGCCCGTCCACGGCTCCGCGCCGGACATCGCCGGCAAGGGGATCGCCAACCCGGTGGGGGCGATGCTCTCGGCCGCCATGATGCTGCGCTACGCGCTCGAGCAGGCCGGTGCCGCCGACGCCCTCGAGCGCGCCGTCCAGGAGGCGCTGTCAAGCGACCCGACGCGGGACCTGGGCGGGACGAGGGACACGGCGGCCTTTACCGAGGCGGTCATAGAGGTGTTGGCCGCGACGACGGCAGCCTAAACAGTCAGGACTCTAGGTCAGCCTAACCATCCTGACGTAGAATCGTCTAGATGACCAGACCGAGTTCAGCGAATCCTGCAAGCCGGCGCGTCATGGGCTTCGGCGAGACGGTGTTCAGCCGCTTCACCGCCCTGGCGCAAGAGCACGACGCCATCAACCTGGGCCAGGGCTTTCCCGACTTCGAGCCGCCGGACTTTGCGCTCTCGGCCCTGCGCGCCGCCGCCGGGGGCTACCAGCAGTACGCGCCCTTGCCGGGAATGCCGACGCTCCTAGCGGCCCTGCGCGCCAAGCTGGCCCCGGTGCTGGGCCGCGAGCTCAGGCCCGCGCGGAACATCCAGATCACCGTCGGCGCCACCGAGGCGCTCTTTGCCGCCATGCAGGCTCTGCTCGACCCCGGCGACGAGGTGGTGGTCATCGAACCCTTCTACGACGCCTATCCCGCCGCCGTCACCATGGCGGGCGGCGTGCCCAGATACGTGCCGCTGCGGCCCCAGGAGGACGGGGCGTGGCTTTTGGACATGGACGAGCTGGCGGCCGCCTTTGGCGCCAGGACCAAGCTGATCATCGTCAACAGCCCGCACAACCCCACCGGCAAGGTGTTCTCACCGGGCGAGCTCGACGCCATTATCGCCCTGGCCGAGGGGCACGACGCCCTCATCGTCAGCGACGAGGTCTACGAGCACATCGCCTTTGAGCCGCACCTGTCCGTCGCCGCCAGGCCGGGCGCCTGGGAGCGGACGCTGACGGTCTCGAGCGTCGGCAAGACCTTTTCGGTGACGGGCTGGAAGATCGGCTGGGCGGTCGGACCCGCGCCACTCGTCCACGCCCTCAGGATGGCCCATCAGTGGATTCCCTTCGCGGTGGCGACACCCCTGCAGGTGGCGGCGGCGGAGATGCTGGGGCGCGCGGCCGAGGAGGGCTACTACCAAGGCCTCCGGGCGCTGTACGCGCGCAAGCGCGATCTGCTGCTGGGGGCGCTCGAGAAGACGCCCTTTCGGCCGCTCGCGCCCCAGGGCAGCTACTTCGTGATGGCGGACGCCTCGGCGCTCGCTTATGAGGACGATATAGCGCTCTGCACCGCCCTACCGGCCGAGGCCGGGGTGGGGGCGATCCCGCCGAGCTTTTTCTACAGCGACGCGCACAAGGGCCTCGCCAAGCACCTCGTCCGCTTCGCCTTCTGCAAGCGCGACGAGGCGCTCATAGAGGCGGGCGAGCGCCTCCGGAGCCTCGGTGAACGCCGGTAAAGCGGCCCCCTTGCTCATCCTGGTGGGGCTCACGGGGGTGGGCAAGAGCAGCCTGCTGGGGGCTCTTGGCCCGCGCTTCGTGATCCTGGACACGCCCGAGTGTAGGGCCACTAGTACGTCCACGAGGACGGCTCTAGTGAGCCTAGTACGTAGGCCCCCGCTAGTGCGGGTACTACGAGGTTAGGCTATGGCCCTGATCGCGAGCGTCACCACCCAACCCTTCCGCCTGCCCATGAAGGGCGAGCTGAGCTGGGGCAAGAGCAGCAAGTTGACGGCGCTCGAGCACGTCCTGGTGCGCGTCAGCACCGACGACGGCCACACCGGCGTCGCCGAGGCCCAGCCCCGGCCGACCATCTACGGCGAGACGCTGGAGAGCATCGCCGCCATCGTCAAACACCACCTGGCGCCCAAGCTGATCGGCCTCGACGTGGACGACCGGACGGCTGTCGAGGCGGCCCTAAGGAGCGTCGTCAACAACAACACGGCCCGGGGTGCTGTGGACATCGCTCTCTGCCAGGCGCGGGCCAGGAGCAAGGGCCGGCGGCTCTTCGACACCTACCGCGGCCCCCAGGAGCGCGTGCAGGTAAGCTACCTCCTGGGCATCGCCGAACTCGCCACCCTGCTCGCCGAGGCCAAGGAGGTGGTGGCGAGCGGCGTGCGCGTGCTCAAGGTCAAGGTGGGCCGGGACAAGAGCCACGACGCGCGGGTGCTGACGGCGCTGGGCGCGGAGTTCGGCGCGGCGGTGATACTCTACGGCGACGCCAACGAGGCCCTGGAGCCCAAGACCGCGGCGCGCGACCTGGAGGACTACGCCAGGCTCGGCCTCGCCTACTTAGAGTCCCCGCTGCCCGTCGAGCACTTCCGGGCCCGCGCCGCGCTCAAGGCGGCAGGAATACTGGCCATCATCGCCGACGAGTCCTGCTTTACCGTGCGCGACCTCAGGCGCGAGCTCGAGCTCGACACCTTCGATATCCTGAACGTCAAGCCCGCCCGCACCGGCTACAGCGACTCGCTTCGGATGCTGCGCATGGCCCGCGAGGCCGACCGCTGCGCCATGATCGGCTCGCAGGCGAGCAGCGGTCTGGGCACCCTGCACAGCGCTATCTTAGCTAGCCGCGAGGGCGTCACCCACCCCTGCGAGCTGAGCTTTCCGCTCAAGCTGGCAAGCGACGTCATGAACCGCAAGGTGACGTTCAAGGACGGCTATCTCGAGGTCTCCGACTTAGACGGCCTGGCGCTCGACGAGGACAAGCTGGCCGCGGCAAGCTTCGATCCGCCCCCGGGCTAAACTTCGACCCCCGCGCTCAGGTGGTGGCTGGCCCAGTCGTGGATGGCGTGGATCACGCTCTCGAGCGCCACGCCCGCCTCGGTGAGCCTGTACGAGGTGCGCGGCGGCATGGTCGAGTGCACGGTCTTGGCCACCAGACCGAGCGCCTCCAAGCGGTCTAGGCGCTGCGCCAGGGTGCTCGGGTTGCAGCCGCCGATCTCGCGGCCGAGCTCGTTGAAGCCCCTGGGACCCTCGAGCAGCGTGCTGACGATGTGCAGCGTCCACTTCTCCTGAAGAACCTGGATGGCTTTGTAGGCCGGGCAGGTAAGGCTTTCGTTCAGCATTTGTCTTAGTATAACATGTCTTTTGGATTACTTTATTTTATGTACTACTACATATAACATTATTCCAGCTCGAGCCCGCCTCGCGCGGCACGACGCTCGCGAACCTGATGGAGGCAGACAATGGCGAAGCTCAGCATCATCTACTACTCGACCTACGGACACGCCTACAAGATGGCCAAGGTCATCGCCGAGGCCGCCGAGGCCAAGGGCGCCGACGTGCGCGTCCGCAAGGTCAAAGAACTCATTCCCAACGATGTTATCGAGGGGAACGACGGCATGAAGACGGGTGCCGACTTGCAGCGCGACGTGCCCGAGGCGACGAACGACGACCTCGTCTGGGCCGACGCGGTCGTCTTCGGCTCGGGCACGCGCTATGGCAACATGACGGCGCAGCTCAAAAACTTTCTGGATCAGACCGGGCCGCTCTGGAACGAGGGCAAGCTGATCGGCAAACTGGCCGGCTTCTATACCGGCACGTCCACCATCCACGGCGGTCAAGAGAGCACCATTCTCACCATGAGCACCTTCGCCTACCACATGGGTATGCTGATCGTCCCTGTCGGCTACGGGCTCGAGGCCGTCTCCAAGACCGAGGGCGGCGGCTCGCCCTACGGCGCGAGCTACCTGGCCAGTGAAGGTGAGTTCAGCGACGACGAAACCGCGGTCGCCCGCTATCTCGGGGAGATGATCGTAGGCTACGCGGACAAGCTGGCCGGCTAACCTCCAGGCGCACCTAGCCCCAGAGACAAAAGGCCCCAGAGACAAAAGGCCCCAGAGACAAAAGGACAGTGCGCGGGTGGCTCTTGGGCTGCCCGCCGTTTCAAGCTCTTTCCAATGAGACACTGCAACTGAGACACTGCAACTATGAGCCTACACCCCGACACCACCATCGGCCACGTCCACCTCAAGGTCTCGGACCTGGAGCGCGCGCTGGCCTTTTACCAGGGCCTCCTGGGCTTCGAGCTGACCACCCGCTTCGGCGACTCGGCGGCCTTTCTCGCGGCGGGAGGCTACCACCACCACATCGGGCTCAACACCTGGGAGAGCAAAGGCGGCGGGCCGCCGCCGCGAGGCCACAGCGGCCTCTACCACGCCGCCATCTTATTGCCGACGCGGCGCGAGCTGGCGCGGCTCGTGGCGCGGCTCCTGGAGGCGGGCTATCCCCTGGCGGGCGCGGCCGACCACGGCGTCTCCGAGGCGGTCTACCTGAGTGACCCCGACGGCAACGGCTTGGAGCTCTACGCCGACCGGCCGCGCCAAGCGTGGCCCCAGGACGAGGCGGGCAACCTGGTGATGTGGACCGAGCCGCTGGACTGGGACGGCCTCCTCGCCGAACTGGCGCTATAGGGACAGCCAGAGCGCGGACAGAGCGCAACGAGCAGCTTGCCACTGATTGCCACTGAGTGCTGGCCGCCGTCGGGCGGGCGACCGTCTGCGGCAGCCGCAGAGGCGCGCTATTGTAAGCGGCGGGCCAGGCGTGCTGAGTGGGTTAAGCGCCGCTCGAGGGCAAATGCCGTCAAGCGCCGTCCCTGGCCTTGATGTCGATGTGGTCGCCCAGCACCTCTTCGACGTAGAGCAGCTTGACGAGTACCAGGATGACCGCCATGAGCGGCGTCGCCACGATGATGCCGGTGAGGCCGAAGAGGATGCCCATCACCAAGACGGCGAGGATGGTGATGACCGGCGGCAGGTGGACGGTCTGGTGCTGGACGAGAGGTGTGACGAGGTAGCTCTCGATCTGCTGCACGACAAAAAACAGCAGCGCCACGTAAAGGGCGTCGAGCGGACTCAGCGCAAAGGCCAGCAAGACGGCGGGCACGGCCGCTACAAAGGGCCCCAGGTAGGGCACGAAGTCGAGCAGACCCGCCAGGAAGCCGAGAAAGATGGCCAGGGGCATGCCGAGCAACCAGAGACCCACCGTGACCATAACCGCTACCGCGCCCATCGAGATGATGCGCCCGAGCAGCCAGGAGCGCAGCGTCTCGACGCTGATGCTGATGGCCTCGGCCGCCTTGGCGCGCCGGTTCTTGGGAAAGAGGCGAATCAGGCCGTCGCGGTAGAGCCGGGGTTGAACGGCCAAAAAGAGCGCGACGAAGGAAACCACCACCGTATTGACGATTGCCCCGACCGTGGTCGAGACGGTTCCCACCACCTGCGAAAGCATGTCGCCACCCACGCCCTCGCCGAGGTCTTGTGGCTCGGGCATCTGCTCGAGCAGCGTCCGGCCGAGCGGAAAGCCGCCGATGGTCTCCTCGAGCTGAGACAGCGCCTCCGGCACGCTCTCGACAAACAGCGCGGCCTGCTCGGCGACGCGAGGCGCGTAGAACCAGCCGAAGAGCCCCAACAGCACCAGGACGACGACCAGTGCCGTGATCACGGCGACGGCGTCGGGCAGCCGCAGGTAGGTGTGGAGCGGCCGGCTGATGGCCCGCAGCGCGACCGCCAACAGGAGCCCGATAAAGGCGTACAGAAAGACTTCCGCGGCCAGCCACAAGATCACCGCGAAAACGACCACCAGCAGGATCACGCCCAGGGTCAAAATCAGCCGCCTCAGGTACTCGTCTCGGTTGACTTCGCTCATGACAACCCTCCTCACGGACCGACAACAGGCTCCAATCCATAACTTACCCGCAAAGGGCGGCGGCGGTTCGGGCTCGAGCACGCATTCGTCTCACAGCATCTCACAGCATCCGAGCATCTCGTCAGCTTCAGGCGGTGCCGGGGTAAACTGGCAAGCAGAGGAGACAGTGGAGGAGACAGTGGAGGAAACCATGAGCAAGATCGCCACGAAAGCCAGCCTCAACCGCCGCAGCAGCGTCGTCACCCAGGGCATTGAACGCGCCCCCAACCGCGCCATGATGCGCGCCGTGGGCTTTGGCGATGAGGACTTCAAGAAGCCCATTATCGGCGTCGCCAACGGCTACAGCACCATCACGCCCTGCAACACCGGTTTGGGCGAGCTGTCCGAGGCCGCCATGAAGGCAATCCGGGAAACCGGCGGCATGCCCCAGGTCTTCGGCACCATCACCATCAGCGACGGCATCTCGATGGGCACCGAGGGCATGAAGTGCTCGCTCGTCAGCCGCGAGGTTATCGCCGACTCGATTGAAACGGTGTGCCGCGGCCAGAGCATGGACGGCGTCATCGCCGTGGGCGGCTGCGACAAGAACATGCCCGGCGCCATGATCGCCATGGCCCGGCTCGATATTCCCGCCATCTTCGTCTATGGCGGCACCATCAAGCCCGGCCGCTTTGGCGATCGCGACCTGACCATCGTG
This region of Deinococcota bacterium genomic DNA includes:
- a CDS encoding ribose-phosphate pyrophosphokinase, with amino-acid sequence MIGEELKIFSGSATPELARSVARHLDQDLARGATSQFPDGETRVQIGESVRGADCYIVQSTSAPVNHNLMELLVYCDALRRASAWRVNAVIPYFGYARQDKKMQAREPITAKLVANLLETVNIDRVITVDLHAGQIQGFFDVPVDHLTAMGIFAKHLKEEDLAGSVVIAPDVGRATEAKRLANHLGLPLAMLYKRRTSPTETEVTHVIGEVQGLRPIIIDDMISTASTMTKGIEALLKLGAREGVKVVATHPVFVQPALERLSHTAIERVVVTDTVPFRRRHDRVEVLSVAELLASAIRNVHDNGSVSALFT
- a CDS encoding 50S ribosomal protein L25; this encodes MKLEAQKRTDASRAELRAQGRIPAVVYNREFNIPIAVDKKVFDRVFREQGTASLIELSIGGESHDVLVKSVQMDKRRREPLHADFYAVTAGQPVQVHVPIEYTGTPAGVKAGGLLDIQRREVHISILPRLIPNHLEVDVSELTVGDSLHLEAIRNKLPAEADILDDLELTLVAVVPPRIEEEPEPILEEEEPEVIGRAKEDEEGESAEGEND
- the pth gene encoding aminoacyl-tRNA hydrolase, with protein sequence MGNPGPRYARTRHNAGFLVLEALAARHGLSFRGGRQAEEARAFALGVTLLKPRTFMNLSGAAVQAYSGKLGAKPETILVVHDDLDLPLGRLRFRSGGGAGGQGGVKDIIARIGPNFHRLKVGIGRPPPAWTVEGWVLSRFKPEEEALLGEVIEAAVGAIGLALGEGLSLAMNRTNGLDLRPAPAAEPAAEPATVPEPER
- the leuB gene encoding 3-isopropylmalate dehydrogenase, which gives rise to METPITYKLAVLPGDGVGPEVVDAALTVLEAAAGRFGFGLEYQTHPFGGAAIDEVGVPFPEGLKEGLAGADAVFLGAIGGPKWDALPREERCETGLLALRKHLGVFSNLRPVRVFNGLEPLSPLKAEVARGTDMLIIRELTGGIYFGKPSYNRQGEGLSTMVYQRHEVERIARVAFEAARGRSGTVTNVDKANVLDVSQFWRDVVVGVRESEYPQLGLEHLYIDNAAMQVVRDPRQFDVVVTGNLFGDILSDLAAVIPGSLGLLPSASLGEGVGLFEPVHGSAPDIAGKGIANPVGAMLSAAMMLRYALEQAGAADALERAVQEALSSDPTRDLGGTRDTAAFTEAVIEVLAATTAA
- a CDS encoding aminotransferase class I/II-fold pyridoxal phosphate-dependent enzyme, which encodes MTRPSSANPASRRVMGFGETVFSRFTALAQEHDAINLGQGFPDFEPPDFALSALRAAAGGYQQYAPLPGMPTLLAALRAKLAPVLGRELRPARNIQITVGATEALFAAMQALLDPGDEVVVIEPFYDAYPAAVTMAGGVPRYVPLRPQEDGAWLLDMDELAAAFGARTKLIIVNSPHNPTGKVFSPGELDAIIALAEGHDALIVSDEVYEHIAFEPHLSVAARPGAWERTLTVSSVGKTFSVTGWKIGWAVGPAPLVHALRMAHQWIPFAVATPLQVAAAEMLGRAAEEGYYQGLRALYARKRDLLLGALEKTPFRPLAPQGSYFVMADASALAYEDDIALCTALPAEAGVGAIPPSFFYSDAHKGLAKHLVRFAFCKRDEALIEAGERLRSLGERR
- a CDS encoding enolase, which gives rise to MALIASVTTQPFRLPMKGELSWGKSSKLTALEHVLVRVSTDDGHTGVAEAQPRPTIYGETLESIAAIVKHHLAPKLIGLDVDDRTAVEAALRSVVNNNTARGAVDIALCQARARSKGRRLFDTYRGPQERVQVSYLLGIAELATLLAEAKEVVASGVRVLKVKVGRDKSHDARVLTALGAEFGAAVILYGDANEALEPKTAARDLEDYARLGLAYLESPLPVEHFRARAALKAAGILAIIADESCFTVRDLRRELELDTFDILNVKPARTGYSDSLRMLRMAREADRCAMIGSQASSGLGTLHSAILASREGVTHPCELSFPLKLASDVMNRKVTFKDGYLEVSDLDGLALDEDKLAAASFDPPPG
- a CDS encoding helix-turn-helix transcriptional regulator, translating into MLNESLTCPAYKAIQVLQEKWTLHIVSTLLEGPRGFNELGREIGGCNPSTLAQRLDRLEALGLVAKTVHSTMPPRTSYRLTEAGVALESVIHAIHDWASHHLSAGVEV
- the wrbA gene encoding NAD(P)H:quinone oxidoreductase yields the protein MAKLSIIYYSTYGHAYKMAKVIAEAAEAKGADVRVRKVKELIPNDVIEGNDGMKTGADLQRDVPEATNDDLVWADAVVFGSGTRYGNMTAQLKNFLDQTGPLWNEGKLIGKLAGFYTGTSTIHGGQESTILTMSTFAYHMGMLIVPVGYGLEAVSKTEGGGSPYGASYLASEGEFSDDETAVARYLGEMIVGYADKLAG